From Pelagibacterium flavum:
CATAGATTTTGAAATCGGTAAAATCGCGGCTGGTGATTGGCGGAACGGGCATATGCTCGTACCAGGCCTGGTAGGCCGCAGCCCGCTGGCGCAAGAATTTTTCGCCTCCGACGACATTGGGGGCGTCGTCATCGGCGTAATTGTTGATGACTTCGTGGTCGTCCCAGACGGCGAGCCAGGGGAAACTGGCGTGGGCGGCCTGCAGGTCGGGATCGGATTTGTACTGGGCGTGCCGCTCCCGGTATTCGCTCAAAAGGGTTGGCGGCCAGCCATTGCCGTGCCGGCGCACCAGATGGGTGCCGTAGCTGACCTCGTAGATATAATCGCCCAGATGGACGACGAGATCGAGGTCGCGTTGGGCCATGTCGCGATAGGCGCTGTAATAGCCCTGCTCATATTGCTGGCACGACGCGAAGGCGAAGGTGAAACGATCGTTTGCCGCGTCGGCGGCGGGCGCAGTGCGAGTGCGGCCGACCCTGCTTTCGGCATTGCCGCAGCGGAAGCGATAGAAATACCAGCGGCCGGCCCCAAGACCCGTCACCGCCACATGGACCGAATGGCCCCATTCCTGAACCGCCCGATAGATGCCGGAGCGGACCGGCCGGGAAAATGCTTCATCCTCGGCCACCTCCCAGAAAACTTCCATTGGGGGAATGGCGACCTCAGGGATCGGCGCGAAGGGATCAGCGAGCGGGACCGCCTCGACCGGAAAGACCAGTCGCGTCCAGAGGATGACGCCGTCGGGCGTCGGGCAGCCTGATGCCACGCCGAGGGAAAACGGATCGGTGTCGAAAGTTTGCGCACGCGCGCTTCCAAGGCTTGGCCAAATAGCGGCGGCGGCCAGGCCGGTGCCGAGAAAAAGGCGGCGGTTCAATAAGGGCACGAAGGTCTCCACACAAGTGCTTTCAGTTTTCAGGCCGAAAGGGCAAGCCGGTCGCGAACGGACAGGGCGAGGACCGGATCGTCCGAGGTCAGATAGCCGGTGCGGCGCTCGAGCCAGAACGCGATATCCTCTTCGGTGTTGGGCACCCAGGCGCCGAGTTGCTCGAGCGGCAATATGGCGAGAACCGCGTCCCAGTGTTCGGCGAGCAGGGATTTTTCGATGGCAATGATGTCCGCACGATCCAAAGCCGCCCGCAGCGTCTGCTCGAGTCCGCGCGTTTGCGCCGATTTGTGGTTGACCGAGCAGAGCCGCGGAATGTCGGGGGCAGCGACTTTGCAAGCGTCCAGCACGTCAAGGTTGAAGCTGGTCATGTGGCTCCTGCCGGCCAGCCCGAACCGGATAAGGGTCGCGGCCACCCGCTCGGGGAGACCGGGATAGGGGGTGCCCGTTTCGTCGGATTTGAGCTCGACATGGAGATGGCAATTGCCTTCGGCCAGCACCTCGAGCACTTCGGCCAGGGTGGGCAGGGTGTCGGGGCTGTCCTTTAGACGCAGCGTGCGGCGCTGTTGGGGGGTGACCAGCCGCACGGGACCGGAGCCCTCCGCGGTGCGGGCCAGCGTCGCGTCGTGGATCACCAGAAGTTCGCCGGCATCGGAGAGATGCACGTCGAATTCGACAGCGTCGACCCCTGTTCCGAGCACGTTGCGGAAACCGGTCAGCGAATTTTCCGGCCAGAGATTGCGGCCACCGCGATGGCCTACGATCTGAGTCATTTTTGAGAACCTTTGGGTTGAAGTTATTTGCCCGAATCCACCAGCCCTCTGGCGAACCAGCGCTGGAGAACGAGAATGACGACGGTGGGCGGAAGCATCACGACAAAGGAAGCCGCCATGGCGTAGCTCCACCAGGCTGCCGGATCGCTTGGTCCGGGCATCAGGCCCTTGAGCGCGATGATGACGGTCATCATGTCCTTTTGCGTCGTGAACAGCAGGGGCCAGAGATACTGGTTCCAGCCATAGACAAAGAGGATGATGGCCAGCGCGGCGATGTTGGGGAGCGAAAGAGGCAGCAGGATATCGCGCAGGAATTTCATGGGCGTGGTGCCGTCGAGCTTGGCGGCCTCGCACAGATCTTCGGGCACGGTCATGAAAAATTGCCGGAACAGGAACACCGCCGTTGCCGACGCGATGAGCGGCAGCGTCAGGCCCGGATAGGTGTTGACCAGGTTCCAGTTAAAGCGTGCATCGACGGTGTATCCGGTGAGCATTTCGATCAGAAACGAGATGCCGGTTGTGTCCATCAACCAGCGGATCGGCCCGGCCACGTCGGCCACCGATTCATAGGTTGGCAGGATGCGCACCTCGACCGGCAGCATGAGCGACATGAAGATCAGCCAGAAGGCGGTCAGCCGGAAGGGAAACCGAAAATAGGTGATGGCAAAGCCAGCAAGGATCGACAGGACGATCTTGCCCACCACGATGCCGGTGGTAACGATGAGCGTGTTGATAAAGGACTGCCCGAAATCGGCGGTTTCCCATGCGATCGCCAGGTTCTCGAAAAACATCTCGCCGGGCACCATCGGCATGGGGACCTGCTGGATGGCCTGCCCGGTGTGCGAGCCGGCCACGAAGGCGAAATAGAGCGGCGCGCAAACGATGATCGCCCCGACGATCAGGATGACGTGGCAGACGATAGTGAGGACGGGACTACGCTCGATCATGGCTAAACCTGATAGTTGACCTTGCGGTCCATGGCGCGGAACTGGAGCACGGTGAAGGTGACCGCGAGGATCATCAGGATAACCGACTGGGCGGCGGACGAGCCCAGATTGAGCATGACGAAGCCGTCCTGATAGACCTTGTAGACCAGCGTTGTGGTCGAGCCGGCAGGCCCGCCGCTGGTCACCGCATCAATGATCGGAAAGGTGTCGAAGAGCCCATAGACCATGTTGATGATGAACAGGTACATGATCGTGGGCGTGATGAGGGGCAGCGAGATCGTGAAGAACCGCTTGAGCTGGCCGGCGCCGTCGATGGCGGCTGCCTCACGCAGGGATTGCGGCACGGCCAGCATGGCGGCCACGAGGAATATGTAATCGTAGCAGATGTGCTTCCAGACCGCCGAAATGGTAATCAGGATAAGCGCGTCGCCCGAGCGCAGGTTCGGATCCCAGGGCAGGCCCATGGCGTGGATACCCATGGCGACCGGGCCGACAGTGGGGTTGAACAGATAAGCCCAGATGGCGCCCGAGATCACCGGCGCAATGGCGTAGGGCAGCAACAGGATGCTGCGATAGGCGAAGCGGCCGCGAATGATGTGGTCGGTGGCGAAAGCCAGTGCCCCGGCCAATGCCAGCGTCGCGATGTTCTGGACGATGGTGAACCAGAAGGTCAGCCATGCGCTGTTGCGGTAGGACTCGCTTGCGAACAGCTCGGTAAAGTTGCGCCAGCCGACAAACAGCGATTTCCCGCCGAACGGGTCGACCTGGACGAAAGCGAGCGAGAGCGCTTTCCAGGAGGGAATGAAAAAGAAGAACAAGAGGATGATCAGTTGCGGCGAGAGCAGCGCCGCAGCGATCCAGTGGTTCTTGAAATGCGCGCGCTTGAGGCCGTCTTCGCTGGACCGCGTGAGCCTTTCAAACAGGCGACGGCCATCGAAGAGAGGGGTGCCTTTCGGCACCCCTGCGGGGACGAGAACGTCAGCTGCCGGCATGGAGCTGCTCGAACTGGCGCAGGATTTCGTTGCCACGGGCAACCGAGCTGTCCAAGGCCTCCTGCGCGGATTTCTGATCGGTCCAGACCGCTTCGAGTTCCTCGAGCAGCACGGCCCACCACTGGTTGGAATTGCCAAATCGCATGCCGCGCGAGTTTTCGGTCGGCTCGTGACGGGTGAGCTGAAGCAGCGCAATTTCGCGGGTCGGATGCTCCTCGAAGAAGCCCTGCTCGGCCATCAGCTCGTAGGCTGCGTTGGTGACCGGGATATAGCCGGTCTGTTCGCTCCACCAGGCCTGGGTTTCGGGCTGGGCAACGAAGTCGATGAAGGCGGCAGCCGCGGCGTATTCCTCGTCGGCCTTGCCCTGGAGAACCCAGAGGGCCGCGCCGCCAATGTTGGAATTGTGGGGTTCGACGCCAGCCTCGTGGGGCTGAAGGGTGGCGCTCCAGTTGAACTGGGCCTCGGCCTCGACGCCGGCATGGGAGGCCGTTGAGGCCGACCAGGTCGAACACGTGCCCGAATTGAACAGCTGGGCGGGCGACATGCCATTGCCCGAGAGCTGGATGATGCCGTCATCGATCCAGCGCTTGAGACGCTCGACCTGCTGGACCACCGGGGTTGTGTTGTAGACATATTCGGTGCCAAGCCCGTCAAAGCCATTGGCTTGCGTCCCGAAGGGATAGTCGTTGATGGTCGAGTAGCCTTCGAGCAGGCTCCAGGGGAAGTCTGAGTTCAGCACCATTCCGCATTCGGAGATGCCCTGGTCCTTTATCGCGTAGAGCTGCTGTTCGAATTCGTCCCAGGTTTCGGCCGGCTTGTCGAACCCGGCTGCCTCGAAATGATCGGCATTGAACCACATGATGCCGGTCGAGGAGTTGAACGGCAGGGCGGCTGGCGCGCCATCGACCACGTAGAAATCGGCGACAGGGGCAATAAAATCGCTCCAGTCGGTGTCATAGCCCTGCTCGGCCATCAGCTGGTTCACCGGAACCGCGGCATCCGAAAAGAGCATCGTGAGGAAGCTGCGTTCCGTGGCCTGGATGATGGTGGGATGCTGGCCGACGCGATAGGCTGCAATCATGGCGGCGAAGGTTTCTTCGTAATTGCCCTTGCGAACACCGACGACTTCATAATCGTCCTGACTGGTGTTGAAGTCGGCAATCATTTCCTGAATGGCCTCTTCGATGCGGCCGCCATTGGCGTACCACCATTCGATGGTCGTCTTGTCCTGGGCCAGAGCGGGCAGCGCCATAACGGCAAGCGATCCCGCGAGGGCCGTCAGAGCGGCGCCCCTGAAAATCGTGTTCATCGTCCTCGTCCTTGTTTCGATCCGTTTCTGAATGAAACGGGTTGAATTTCTCGCCGTTCGCGGCAATTGAACTCATGCCGCCTTGCGGTCGCTCGATACCGTTACGTTACATATGTTACGGTCGCGTGACATATGTAACAATGAGGGATGACGATGCAGGACGAGAGCGAGGACCTCATGGTTCAGGCCGCGTGGTACTATCATGTCGAGGGCATGACCCAGGCCGGCATCGGCGAGCGGCTGAACCTGACGCGCAGACGGGTCAACGAAATGCTGGCGCAAGCCCATGAAACTGGGCTGGTTTCGGTGCATTTCAACTCCCCACTCAGCCTGTGTGCCGAACTCGAATCGCGGCTGTGCAACAGGTTCGGGCTCGAGGCAGCGGTGGTTGTGCCCACCCCCTCGGATCCGGCGCTCGCGCACAAGGTGCTGGGCAAGGCGACGGCCGACTATCTCACGCGGCTGATCAGTGCACGCAAACCGCACGCCATCGGCCTGGGTTGGGGCACGACTCTGCGCGAGACCATAATGTCGGCCCGGCCGCAGAATTTCGAACGCCTGGAAGTCTATTCGATAATGGGCGGGCTGACCCACGGCACCGAGATCAACACCTTTGAGATCGTGCGCAGTTTTGCCGAGCGTTTCGGGGCCAGCGGCAATTATCTGGTCGCCCCGATCTATATGGACAGCGCCGAAGCCCGCGAGGCAATCGTTGCCCAGAGCAGCTTTCGCAAGGCGCTCGAGGCGATCTGCAATGCCGATGTTGGACTGGTCAGCGTCGGCGACGTGTCGGACAAGTCGCTTCAGGTCCGCTACGGACTGCCCGAAGGGGTAACACCCCACGATCTGGTGAGCGCCGGAGCCGTGGGCGATGTCATTGGCCGCTATGTCGACGGCGAAGGGCGGCAGATCGACCACCCGCTCAACCATCAGGTCATGTCACCCGAGCTCGACGATTTCAGGAAGATCCCTACCCGCATCGTCGCCTCGGGCGGACAGCACAAGCACGCCATCATGCGTGCGGTCGTTGCCGCCGGGCACGTCAATGTCGTGATCACCGATGCAGACTGCGCGAACCATCTTCTTGCCGATGGGGCGGAGCCCTGACCGCTTCCGGAGCGGTCCACTCGCCAGCCGGGATTTCCATTATTCCAGTTCGGCGATGGCCTGATGCTGGCTGAGAAACACTTTGCCGCTCAGGCGCTCGAGAAAGTCGGTGTGCCTGAGCCTGTCCATGACCGGCCCCTTGACCTCGGACAGGTGAAGGTCGATCCCCTGGTCAGCCAGCCGCATGTTGATGGCTTCGAGGCTTTCGAGCGCTGACATGTCGATGGCGTTTATCGCAGGGCACATGAGAACCACGTGCCTGATCCCGGGCTGCTCCGCAACCAGACCGGCAATGCGGTCTTCGAGGAACCGGGCATTGGCGAAATAGAGACTTTCGTCCACGCGCAGAGACAGGATATGGGGGGCCACTTCCACCTCATGGCGCAACACGTTGCGGAAATGCTCGGTGCCGGGAACGCGGCCAACCACGGCCGTATGCGGCCTGGAGGTGCGATAAAGAAAGATCGCGATAGAGGCGATGATGCCCGATGAGATGCCCGGCTCGACGCCTGCGACCAGTGTCACCCCGAGGGTGATCGCAACGGCCGCAAAATCGGCGCGGGCGTAGTTGAGCGCCTTTTTCAGGATCGAGAGATCAACCAGGGAAAGCACCGCGACAATGATCGTTGCGGCCAGAACGGCCTTGGGCAACAACGCCAGGAAAGGCGTGAGCACGATAGTGGCGATGGCTATTCCGACGGCGGTGAAGGCCCCGGCGGCGGGTGTTGCGGCGCCGGCATCGTGGTTGACCACCGATCGGGCAAAGCCCCCGGTCACCGGATAGCCCGAGCCGATAGCAGCGGCGATATTGGCGGCGCCGAGCCCAATCAATTCCTGGTCGGGATCGATCCGTTCGCGCTTTTTTGCGGCCAGCGTCTGGGCGACCGAAATCGACTCCACGAATCCCACAACGGTGATGATGAAAGCGGGGCCGGCAAGGGCGAGAACCAGATCGAGGCTGAGATTGGGCAAGGAGAGCATGGGCAGGCCCTGCGGCACATCGCCGACCAGCGCCACGCCCTTGTCCCCCAACCCGAAGATGGCTGAGGCGGCGATTGCGACAAGGACCACGGCGACGGGCCCTGCCCGAACGGCAAAAATCGCTGCGGCCGGCGACACGCCGATTGCCAGGAGTTGGCTTTTCAACCCGGTTCTGATCCAGACCAGCGCCACGAGCGAGGCCGCGCCGACCGCGAGGGTGTAGAGATTGATCTGATCGATATGGACCCAAAGGGAAGTAACGAGCTCGGGCATGGCGTGGCCGTGGCTGGAAATGCCCAGCAGAGCGCCCAATTGGCTCGTGGCGATGATGATTCCCGAGGCTGAAATAAAGCCCGCGATCACGGGATGGGACAGAAAGTTGGCGAGAAAGCCGAGCTTGAACAGGCCCAGAACAACCAGCATGCCCCCCGAGAGCAATGCCAGCACGATGGCCGCGCTGGCATAATCGGCGGTGCCTTCGGCCGCAAGCCGCCCGACCGCGGCCGCTGTCATGAGGGAAACAACAGCCACGGGCCCCACCGCAAGCGAGGTGGACGACCCAAAGATCGCGTAGGCAATCAGCGGCAGGATGGACGCATAGAGTCCAACCTCCGGTGGCAGCCCGGCAAGGAGGGCATACGCCAGCGATTGCGGGATCAGCATGATCGTGACGATTATCGCCGCGACGGCGTCACGGCCAAACCGATCCCGGTTATAGTGCCGGCCCCAGTCGAGGATGGGAATATATCGGGCAAGCACCGAAGCGGCTCCTAGCGCTTGAGGGTGGCGTAAAGGCTACCGGCGCGGGCACCCGACCGGCAATACCCGAGGACGGGTCCGTCGATTTGGGCCATCGCTTCATGGAAGCGGATGATCTGCCCCTCGCCCAGCATGCCCGAAACCGGAATGTGGACGATGTGCAGCCCGTGCTGTTCGGCCGCTTTTGCAACCTCGTCGAACGCGGGCTGGCCGCGCTCTTCGTCATCGGGGCGTGCGCAAACGATGCCGGAAAAGCCAAGCCTTGCGATCTCGGCCATATCGGTGGGGGTGATCTGGCCGGTGGTTGCGAACCGGTCGTCGATCCTGTTGATGTTCATTGGTGTCACCTCAGTTATCAGGTTGAGTGAAAGATCAGGCGCTCTGGGCGCCAAGGCGCGTGGCGAGAGCATGACGGGCGGAGCGCGCCAGGGCTATTCCCCCGATCATGGCGGCAACGAAAACCGCCGCGTCGAGCTCACCCAGTCCAAGAGCCGGAATGGCGCCGCCGGGGCAGAACCCGGTTATGCCCCATCCGATCCCGAAGACCGCCGATCCGGCCAGCAAGGGCAGATCGACGCGCCGGGAGGTGGGCAGATGGAAGGTGCGGTCAAAAAGCGGGGCCCGACGCTTGAGCACCAGGCGGTAGCCCAAGGCGGTCACGATCAGCGCGCCGCCCATAACAAAGGCCAGCGAGGGATCCCAGGTGCCGAAAAAATCGAAGAAATTGAGCACCTTGGCCGGATTGGCCATGCCCGAGATGGCGATGCCGGCGCCGAAAATGAGACCGATAAGGGCTGCGAACAGTGGCTTTTGCATCAAAGACCTCCGAGGACGTGGCGGACAACAAAGACGGTTGCGGCCGTTGCGGCCATGAAGACGCCGGTTGCAACCAGAGAGCGCGGCGAGAGGCGGGCGATGCCGCACACACCATGGCCGGAGGTGCAACCCGACCCGAAGTAAACGCCGATGCCGACAATCACCCCGCCCCCAATGAGCCAGGGCATGGGAATAGCGCTCTGGAAATCGATCACATTCCCCCAAAGGGCGGTGATCATCGCCGGCGCGGCGATAGCGCCAAGAAGGAAAGTGGCGCGCCATGCCCAGTCGGGCGAAACCGGTGGCACAACGGCCGAAAGGATACCGGTCATGCCGGCAATTCGGCCGTGGAAGGCCATGAGTAGCACCGAGGCCAGCCCGATGAGGGCGCCGCCGGCGAGCGAGAGGAATGGGGTAAATTCAGTCAATGGAGATCCCTTTCGCAAACCCGATGATGGGGACGGACGGGCCGCCCAAGGGTTTGCTGATTTCGTGTTACTGGCCGGCGGGCGCGCAGAAGAGTTCGTACATGGTGCCGATCACTGCGCGGACCTTGGGGTCAGCGATATGGTAGTAGACGGCCTTGCCTTGCTTGCGACCGGCAATCATGCCGGCGGTGCGCAGCTCGGCCAACTGCTGGGACAGACCGGGCTGACGGATATCGAGCAGGTCCTCGAGTTCGCGCACGCTGCGCTCACCCTCGGCCAATGCGCAGACAACAAGCAGCCGGTCACGATTGGCGAGCTTTTTGAGAAAGCTCGATGCTTCATCGACCCTGGACTTGATGGTGCGCGTTTCGGCCGACAGTTCGGCGTTCTGGGTCATTGGGCTACCATGCTGTCTCATGGAGAACGTTGAGCGGAATCTTGAGGTAGCGTCTGCCGTTGTCTTCGGGCTCGGGCAAGCGCCCCCCGTTGGTGTTTATCTGGAGCGCGTGCAGGATCAGCTTGGGCATCGGCAGGGTCTTGTCGCGCGCCTCACGCGCCGCGACGAAGTCGTCCACTGTCTTGAATTTGGACATGTGGATGTTTTTTGCCTTTTGCTCGGCCACGGTCGTTTCCCACCGCGGTTCGCGACCACCCGGCTGGTAGTCGTGGCCGGTAAAGATGCGGGTCTCGTCGGGAAGTGCCAGAATGGCCTGAATCGAATTCCACAGAACCCTTGCATCTCCGCCCGGGAAATCGGCGCGCGCGGTGCCGCTGTCTGGCATGAACAAGGTGTCATGCACAAAGGCAGCGTCGCCGATGACGTAGGTGATCGATGCCAGCGTGTGGCCGGGCGAAAACATGACGCGAGCCGGGATGTTGCCGAGCTTGAAGGTTTCGCCATCGGCGAACAGCTTGTCCCATTGGGATCCGTCGTCGCGGAAATCAGGCCAGTTGTAGATGCCCTTCCAGAGCCTTTGCACATCGGTCACC
This genomic window contains:
- a CDS encoding alkaline phosphatase D family protein, whose amino-acid sequence is MPLLNRRLFLGTGLAAAAIWPSLGSARAQTFDTDPFSLGVASGCPTPDGVILWTRLVFPVEAVPLADPFAPIPEVAIPPMEVFWEVAEDEAFSRPVRSGIYRAVQEWGHSVHVAVTGLGAGRWYFYRFRCGNAESRVGRTRTAPAADAANDRFTFAFASCQQYEQGYYSAYRDMAQRDLDLVVHLGDYIYEVSYGTHLVRRHGNGWPPTLLSEYRERHAQYKSDPDLQAAHASFPWLAVWDDHEVINNYADDDAPNVVGGEKFLRQRAAAYQAWYEHMPVPPITSRDFTDFKIYGRHGFGHLLDIAMLDTRQYRSAPLEVSEDVPGRTMLGDAQEAWFDATLDASHAKWTVIAQQTLLSERDTKAGDATGYNLDGWDGYRSARTRLLDSVRASGTANPLVIGGDLHAFYAADVKEDFANPDSATLATEFVTGSITSDGPSQASVSTALAENPHLKFASSREHGYAILSLSSEQARADFVAVSDRKDPNASAAIFQSFAVLDGMAGVNRL
- a CDS encoding glycerophosphodiester phosphodiesterase family protein; amino-acid sequence: MTQIVGHRGGRNLWPENSLTGFRNVLGTGVDAVEFDVHLSDAGELLVIHDATLARTAEGSGPVRLVTPQQRRTLRLKDSPDTLPTLAEVLEVLAEGNCHLHVELKSDETGTPYPGLPERVAATLIRFGLAGRSHMTSFNLDVLDACKVAAPDIPRLCSVNHKSAQTRGLEQTLRAALDRADIIAIEKSLLAEHWDAVLAILPLEQLGAWVPNTEEDIAFWLERRTGYLTSDDPVLALSVRDRLALSA
- a CDS encoding ABC transporter permease subunit translates to MIERSPVLTIVCHVILIVGAIIVCAPLYFAFVAGSHTGQAIQQVPMPMVPGEMFFENLAIAWETADFGQSFINTLIVTTGIVVGKIVLSILAGFAITYFRFPFRLTAFWLIFMSLMLPVEVRILPTYESVADVAGPIRWLMDTTGISFLIEMLTGYTVDARFNWNLVNTYPGLTLPLIASATAVFLFRQFFMTVPEDLCEAAKLDGTTPMKFLRDILLPLSLPNIAALAIILFVYGWNQYLWPLLFTTQKDMMTVIIALKGLMPGPSDPAAWWSYAMAASFVVMLPPTVVILVLQRWFARGLVDSGK
- a CDS encoding ABC transporter permease subunit gives rise to the protein MPAADVLVPAGVPKGTPLFDGRRLFERLTRSSEDGLKRAHFKNHWIAAALLSPQLIILLFFFFIPSWKALSLAFVQVDPFGGKSLFVGWRNFTELFASESYRNSAWLTFWFTIVQNIATLALAGALAFATDHIIRGRFAYRSILLLPYAIAPVISGAIWAYLFNPTVGPVAMGIHAMGLPWDPNLRSGDALILITISAVWKHICYDYIFLVAAMLAVPQSLREAAAIDGAGQLKRFFTISLPLITPTIMYLFIINMVYGLFDTFPIIDAVTSGGPAGSTTTLVYKVYQDGFVMLNLGSSAAQSVILMILAVTFTVLQFRAMDRKVNYQV
- a CDS encoding extracellular solute-binding protein, with the translated sequence MNTIFRGAALTALAGSLAVMALPALAQDKTTIEWWYANGGRIEEAIQEMIADFNTSQDDYEVVGVRKGNYEETFAAMIAAYRVGQHPTIIQATERSFLTMLFSDAAVPVNQLMAEQGYDTDWSDFIAPVADFYVVDGAPAALPFNSSTGIMWFNADHFEAAGFDKPAETWDEFEQQLYAIKDQGISECGMVLNSDFPWSLLEGYSTINDYPFGTQANGFDGLGTEYVYNTTPVVQQVERLKRWIDDGIIQLSGNGMSPAQLFNSGTCSTWSASTASHAGVEAEAQFNWSATLQPHEAGVEPHNSNIGGAALWVLQGKADEEYAAAAAFIDFVAQPETQAWWSEQTGYIPVTNAAYELMAEQGFFEEHPTREIALLQLTRHEPTENSRGMRFGNSNQWWAVLLEELEAVWTDQKSAQEALDSSVARGNEILRQFEQLHAGS
- a CDS encoding sugar-binding transcriptional regulator; translated protein: MQDESEDLMVQAAWYYHVEGMTQAGIGERLNLTRRRVNEMLAQAHETGLVSVHFNSPLSLCAELESRLCNRFGLEAAVVVPTPSDPALAHKVLGKATADYLTRLISARKPHAIGLGWGTTLRETIMSARPQNFERLEVYSIMGGLTHGTEINTFEIVRSFAERFGASGNYLVAPIYMDSAEAREAIVAQSSFRKALEAICNADVGLVSVGDVSDKSLQVRYGLPEGVTPHDLVSAGAVGDVIGRYVDGEGRQIDHPLNHQVMSPELDDFRKIPTRIVASGGQHKHAIMRAVVAAGHVNVVITDADCANHLLADGAEP
- a CDS encoding SulP family inorganic anion transporter; protein product: MLARYIPILDWGRHYNRDRFGRDAVAAIIVTIMLIPQSLAYALLAGLPPEVGLYASILPLIAYAIFGSSTSLAVGPVAVVSLMTAAAVGRLAAEGTADYASAAIVLALLSGGMLVVLGLFKLGFLANFLSHPVIAGFISASGIIIATSQLGALLGISSHGHAMPELVTSLWVHIDQINLYTLAVGAASLVALVWIRTGLKSQLLAIGVSPAAAIFAVRAGPVAVVLVAIAASAIFGLGDKGVALVGDVPQGLPMLSLPNLSLDLVLALAGPAFIITVVGFVESISVAQTLAAKKRERIDPDQELIGLGAANIAAAIGSGYPVTGGFARSVVNHDAGAATPAAGAFTAVGIAIATIVLTPFLALLPKAVLAATIIVAVLSLVDLSILKKALNYARADFAAVAITLGVTLVAGVEPGISSGIIASIAIFLYRTSRPHTAVVGRVPGTEHFRNVLRHEVEVAPHILSLRVDESLYFANARFLEDRIAGLVAEQPGIRHVVLMCPAINAIDMSALESLEAINMRLADQGIDLHLSEVKGPVMDRLRHTDFLERLSGKVFLSQHQAIAELE
- a CDS encoding TIGR01244 family sulfur transferase, which produces MNINRIDDRFATTGQITPTDMAEIARLGFSGIVCARPDDEERGQPAFDEVAKAAEQHGLHIVHIPVSGMLGEGQIIRFHEAMAQIDGPVLGYCRSGARAGSLYATLKR
- a CDS encoding DUF6691 family protein, giving the protein MQKPLFAALIGLIFGAGIAISGMANPAKVLNFFDFFGTWDPSLAFVMGGALIVTALGYRLVLKRRAPLFDRTFHLPTSRRVDLPLLAGSAVFGIGWGITGFCPGGAIPALGLGELDAAVFVAAMIGGIALARSARHALATRLGAQSA
- a CDS encoding YeeE/YedE family protein, translated to MTEFTPFLSLAGGALIGLASVLLMAFHGRIAGMTGILSAVVPPVSPDWAWRATFLLGAIAAPAMITALWGNVIDFQSAIPMPWLIGGGVIVGIGVYFGSGCTSGHGVCGIARLSPRSLVATGVFMAATAATVFVVRHVLGGL
- a CDS encoding ArsR/SmtB family transcription factor produces the protein MTQNAELSAETRTIKSRVDEASSFLKKLANRDRLLVVCALAEGERSVRELEDLLDIRQPGLSQQLAELRTAGMIAGRKQGKAVYYHIADPKVRAVIGTMYELFCAPAGQ
- a CDS encoding MBL fold metallo-hydrolase; protein product: MSTKPEVTGFFEPRTWSIQYVVADPETGKCAIIDPVLDYDEKSGTTGTEQADKILAFIAERSYELEWILDTHPHADHFSAASYIKEKTGAPTAIGERVTDVQRLWKGIYNWPDFRDDGSQWDKLFADGETFKLGNIPARVMFSPGHTLASITYVIGDAAFVHDTLFMPDSGTARADFPGGDARVLWNSIQAILALPDETRIFTGHDYQPGGREPRWETTVAEQKAKNIHMSKFKTVDDFVAAREARDKTLPMPKLILHALQINTNGGRLPEPEDNGRRYLKIPLNVLHETAW